Proteins from one Bacteroides zhangwenhongii genomic window:
- the pheT gene encoding phenylalanine--tRNA ligase subunit beta, producing MNISYNWLKEYVNFDLTPDETAAALTSIGLETGGVEEVQTIKGGLEGLVIGEVLTCVEHPNSDHLHITTVNLGEGDPVQIVCGAPNVAAGQKVVVATLGTKLYDGDECFTIKKSKIRGVESTGMICAEDEIGIGTDHAGIIVLPEDAVPGTLAKDYYNIKSDYVLEVDITPNRADACSHYGVARDLYAYLIQNGKQATLQRPSVDDFKVESHDLDIEVKVENSEACPHYAGVTVKGVTVKESPEWLQNKLRLIGVRPINNVVDVTNYIVHAFGQPLHCFDAGKIKGNEVIVKTMPEGTPFVTLDEVERKLSDRDLMICNKEEAMCIAGVFGGLDSGSTEATTDVFIESAYFHPTWVRKTARRHGLNTDASFRFERGIDPNSVIYCLKLAAIMVKELAGGTISSEIKDVYTAPAQDFIVDLSYEKVHSLIGKVIPVETIKSIVTSLEMKITNETAEGLTLAVPPYRVDVQRDCDVIEDILRIYGYNNVEIPTTLKSSLTTKGEHDKSNKLQNLVAEQLVGCGFNEILNNSLTRAAYYDGLETYPSNRLVMLLNPLSADLNAMRQTLLFGGLESIAHNANRKNADLKFFEFGNCYYFDGDKKNPEKALAPYSEDYHLGLWVTGKKVSNSWAHPDENSSVYELKAYVENILKRLGLDLHNLVIGNLADDIFAAALSVHTKGGKRLASFGVVTKKLLKAFDIDNEVYFADLNWKELLKAVRSVKVSYKELSKFPAVRRDLALLLDKNVQFAEIEKIAYETEKKLLKEVELFDVYEGKNLEAGKKSYAVSFLLQDESQTLNDKMIDKIMSKLVKNLEDKLGAKLR from the coding sequence ATGAATATCTCTTATAACTGGCTGAAAGAGTATGTCAACTTCGATTTGACGCCTGATGAAACGGCGGCTGCGTTGACTTCTATCGGCTTGGAAACAGGTGGTGTGGAAGAAGTGCAGACCATTAAAGGTGGTTTGGAGGGACTTGTGATCGGCGAAGTGCTGACCTGTGTGGAACATCCTAATTCGGACCATCTGCACATTACTACTGTCAATCTGGGAGAAGGCGATCCGGTGCAGATCGTTTGTGGAGCTCCGAACGTGGCTGCCGGACAAAAAGTGGTAGTCGCTACGTTGGGGACAAAACTCTATGACGGGGACGAATGCTTTACCATCAAAAAATCAAAAATCCGCGGTGTAGAATCTACAGGTATGATTTGTGCTGAAGATGAAATCGGTATCGGTACGGATCATGCAGGTATCATCGTTTTGCCGGAAGATGCTGTTCCGGGTACTCTTGCCAAAGATTATTATAATATCAAGAGCGATTATGTGCTTGAAGTGGATATCACGCCTAACCGTGCGGATGCCTGCTCTCACTACGGGGTAGCCCGTGACTTGTATGCTTATCTGATTCAGAATGGTAAGCAGGCAACCCTGCAACGTCCGTCGGTGGACGACTTTAAAGTGGAAAGCCATGATTTGGATATCGAAGTAAAGGTTGAAAACAGTGAAGCGTGTCCGCATTATGCCGGTGTTACCGTGAAAGGAGTGACCGTAAAGGAAAGTCCGGAATGGTTGCAGAATAAATTGCGCCTGATCGGTGTGCGTCCTATTAATAATGTAGTGGATGTCACTAATTACATTGTTCATGCTTTCGGACAACCGTTGCATTGCTTTGATGCCGGTAAGATAAAGGGTAATGAAGTTATCGTAAAGACAATGCCCGAAGGAACTCCGTTCGTTACGCTGGATGAGGTGGAACGTAAGCTGAGTGACCGCGACCTGATGATTTGCAATAAGGAAGAAGCCATGTGCATTGCAGGCGTATTTGGCGGATTGGATTCCGGTTCTACGGAAGCTACAACGGATGTTTTCATCGAAAGTGCTTATTTCCATCCTACATGGGTGCGTAAGACGGCACGCCGTCACGGCTTGAATACCGATGCTTCTTTCCGCTTTGAACGCGGCATCGACCCGAATAGTGTGATTTACTGTCTGAAACTGGCTGCCATAATGGTAAAAGAGTTGGCAGGCGGTACTATCTCTTCTGAAATAAAAGATGTATATACTGCTCCTGCACAGGATTTCATAGTAGACCTGTCTTACGAGAAAGTACATTCGCTGATTGGTAAAGTGATTCCGGTAGAGACAATCAAGAGCATTGTGACGAGCCTGGAAATGAAGATAACCAATGAGACGGCGGAAGGACTGACATTGGCCGTTCCTCCTTATCGTGTGGATGTGCAGCGTGATTGTGACGTGATTGAGGATATTCTCCGCATCTACGGATATAATAATGTGGAAATTCCGACTACGTTGAAATCCAGTCTGACTACTAAAGGCGAGCATGACAAGTCGAATAAATTGCAGAATCTGGTTGCCGAACAATTGGTGGGCTGTGGATTCAATGAAATATTGAACAACTCATTGACCCGTGCGGCTTATTATGACGGTCTGGAAACTTATCCTTCCAATCGCCTGGTTATGCTGTTGAATCCGCTAAGCGCTGATTTGAACGCTATGCGCCAGACTTTGCTGTTCGGCGGATTGGAAAGCATTGCCCATAATGCCAATCGTAAAAATGCGGATCTGAAATTCTTTGAATTTGGTAATTGCTATTATTTCGACGGGGACAAGAAGAACCCGGAAAAAGCGTTGGCTCCTTATTCGGAAGATTATCATTTGGGTCTGTGGGTTACAGGCAAGAAGGTTTCCAACTCATGGGCGCATCCGGATGAGAACAGTTCGGTATATGAGCTGAAAGCATACGTGGAGAATATCTTGAAACGTTTAGGACTGGATTTGCACAATCTGGTGATAGGCAATCTGGCTGATGATATCTTTGCTGCCGCACTGTCTGTCCATACGAAGGGTGGCAAACGCCTTGCTTCTTTTGGTGTAGTTACTAAGAAGCTGCTGAAAGCGTTCGATATAGACAATGAAGTTTATTTCGCTGACTTGAACTGGAAAGAATTGTTGAAAGCGGTCCGTTCGGTTAAGGTCAGCTACAAGGAGCTTTCCAAGTTCCCGGCTGTACGGCGCGATTTGGCTTTGCTGCTCGACAAGAATGTGCAGTTTGCCGAAATCGAGAAGATCGCTTACGAGACAGAGAAGAAGTTGCTGAAAGAAGTGGAACTCTTCGATGTATATGAAGGCAAGAATCTGGAAGCTGGTAAGAAATCGTATGCGGTCAGCTTCTTGCTTCAAGACGAGAGCCAGACATTGAACGATAAGATGATTGATAAGATCATGTCGAAACTGGTGAAAAACCTGGAAGATAAACTGGGAGCCAAACTTAGATAA
- the dnaB gene encoding replicative DNA helicase, protein MAEQRRNTRNTKSAKVQPVNDYGRIQPQAPELEEAVLGALMIEKDAYSLVSEILRPESFYEHRHQLIYAAITDLAVNQKPVDILTVKEQLSKRGELEEVGGPFYITQLSSKVASSAHIEYHARIIAQKSLARELITFTSNIQSKAFDETLDVDDLMQEAEGKLFEISQQNMKKDYTQINPVIDEAYKLIQKAAARTDGLSGLESGFTKLDKMTSGWQNSDLIIIAARPAMGKTAFVLSMAKNIAVDYRNPVALFSLEMSNVQLVNRLITNVCEIPSEKIKSGQLANYEWQQLDYKLKDLLDAPLYVDDTPSLSVFELRTKARRLVREHGVKIIIIDYLQLMNASGMAFGSRQEEVSTISRSLKGLAKELNIPIVALSQLNRGVESREGIDGKRPQLSDLRESGAIEQDADMVCFIHRPEYYKIYQDDRGNDLRGMAEIVIAKHRNGAVGEVLLRFKGEYTRFSNPEDDMVIPMPGEPAGAMLGSKMNAGGAGSVPPPSAPDFTPQSGNPFGAPVGGDGPLPF, encoded by the coding sequence ATGGCCGAACAGAGAAGAAACACCCGCAATACGAAGTCTGCTAAAGTGCAACCGGTAAATGATTATGGACGTATTCAGCCGCAGGCACCTGAGCTGGAAGAAGCGGTATTGGGGGCTTTGATGATTGAGAAGGACGCTTATTCGTTGGTGAGTGAAATTCTTCGTCCCGAATCTTTTTATGAACACCGGCATCAACTGATCTATGCCGCTATCACCGATCTTGCCGTAAATCAGAAGCCGGTGGATATTCTGACTGTAAAGGAACAGCTTAGCAAACGCGGAGAGCTGGAAGAGGTCGGAGGTCCGTTCTATATTACTCAGTTGAGTAGCAAAGTGGCCTCTTCGGCGCATATTGAATATCATGCACGCATCATAGCACAGAAATCATTGGCGCGCGAGTTGATTACTTTTACCAGTAACATTCAGAGTAAGGCGTTTGATGAAACGCTGGATGTGGACGATCTGATGCAGGAAGCCGAAGGAAAGCTTTTTGAGATTTCGCAGCAGAACATGAAGAAGGACTACACGCAGATCAATCCGGTGATTGACGAAGCGTATAAGCTGATTCAGAAGGCAGCGGCACGAACGGACGGATTGAGTGGCCTTGAAAGTGGTTTTACGAAGCTGGACAAGATGACTTCCGGTTGGCAGAACTCCGACCTTATTATTATTGCCGCCCGTCCTGCGATGGGTAAGACAGCTTTCGTCCTTTCTATGGCGAAGAATATAGCCGTCGATTATCGTAACCCGGTAGCGTTGTTTTCTCTTGAAATGAGTAATGTCCAGTTGGTGAATCGTCTGATTACGAATGTCTGCGAGATTCCGAGTGAGAAAATAAAAAGCGGACAGTTGGCGAATTATGAATGGCAGCAATTGGATTATAAACTGAAGGATTTGTTGGATGCACCGCTGTATGTGGATGATACTCCCTCTCTGTCGGTGTTTGAGCTTCGTACGAAAGCCCGTCGTCTGGTGCGTGAACATGGGGTGAAAATCATTATTATTGACTACTTGCAGTTGATGAATGCTAGTGGAATGGCGTTCGGAAGCCGTCAGGAGGAGGTCAGCACTATTTCACGTTCACTGAAGGGATTGGCGAAGGAGCTGAACATCCCGATTGTCGCATTGTCGCAGTTGAATCGTGGTGTGGAGAGCCGTGAAGGAATTGATGGCAAACGTCCGCAGTTGAGCGACCTTCGTGAATCGGGAGCCATCGAGCAGGATGCCGATATGGTATGTTTTATCCACCGTCCGGAATATTACAAAATTTATCAGGATGATCGTGGTAATGACCTTCGCGGTATGGCAGAGATTGTGATAGCCAAGCATCGTAACGGTGCGGTGGGTGAAGTGCTGCTCCGATTCAAAGGTGAGTATACCCGTTTCTCAAATCCGGAGGATGACATGGTGATTCCTATGCCGGGTGAGCCTGCCGGTGCTATGCTGGGGTCTAAGATGAATGCCGGAGGAGCCGGTTCTGTTCCGCCACCGTCGGCACCGGACTTTACTCCGCAGTCGGGTAATCCGTTCGGGGCACCGGTAGGAGGGGATGGACCTTTGCCATTTTAG
- the ispE gene encoding 4-(cytidine 5'-diphospho)-2-C-methyl-D-erythritol kinase yields MIAFPNIKINLGLSITEKRPDGYHNLETVFYPVALEDALEIRTSPDTDRKFTLYQHGMEIAGKPEDNLVVKAYLLMDKEFHLPPVEIHLYKHIPSGAGLGGGSSDAAFMLKLLNNHYQLGVSEEQLEVYAATLGADCAFFIKNRPTFAEGIGNIFSPVDLSLSGYQIMIIKPDVFVSTREAFANIRPHHPEYPVKEVIRRPVTEWKDTLINDFEASVFPQHPIIGNIKKELYHHGAIYASMSGSGSSVFGLFAPDALLPEIDWGTDTFCFTGTLK; encoded by the coding sequence ATGATTGCTTTTCCCAATATCAAAATAAACTTGGGGCTTTCCATTACGGAAAAACGCCCGGACGGATACCATAATCTGGAAACAGTGTTCTATCCGGTGGCTTTGGAAGATGCGCTGGAAATCCGTACTTCTCCCGACACTGACCGGAAATTTACCCTTTACCAACACGGAATGGAAATAGCGGGCAAGCCGGAAGATAATCTGGTGGTAAAAGCCTATCTGTTGATGGATAAGGAATTCCATCTTCCTCCTGTAGAGATCCATCTATATAAACACATTCCTTCCGGAGCCGGACTGGGTGGAGGATCATCCGATGCAGCTTTCATGCTGAAGTTGCTCAATAATCATTATCAGTTAGGGGTATCTGAAGAACAATTGGAGGTATACGCTGCCACTTTGGGAGCAGACTGTGCTTTCTTTATCAAAAACAGACCGACTTTTGCCGAAGGAATCGGTAATATCTTTTCTCCGGTCGATCTTTCATTAAGCGGCTACCAAATCATGATTATCAAACCGGATGTGTTCGTATCCACTCGGGAAGCTTTTGCAAACATCCGCCCTCATCATCCGGAATATCCCGTCAAAGAGGTCATCCGACGTCCGGTTACAGAGTGGAAAGATACCCTGATCAATGATTTCGAAGCCAGCGTATTCCCGCAACATCCCATCATCGGAAATATAAAAAAAGAGCTCTATCATCACGGAGCGATCTACGCATCCATGAGCGGTTCCGGCTCTTCAGTTTTCGGACTGTTCGCACCCGATGCACTGTTACCGGAAATTGATTGGGGAACGGATACGTTCTGCTTCACAGGAACACTTAAATAA
- the galE gene encoding UDP-glucose 4-epimerase GalE, producing the protein MKERILVTGGTGYIGSHTVVELQNSGYEVIIIDNLSNSSADVVDNIEKVSGIRPAFEKLDCLDFEGLDAVFTKYKGIKAIIHFAASKAVGESVEKPLLYYRNNLVSLINLLELMPKHGVEGIVFSSSCTVYGQPDELPVTEKAPIKKAESPYGNTKQINEEIIRDTVVSGAPINAIMLRYFNPIGAHPTALLGELPNGVPQNLIPYLTQTAIGIREKLSVFGDDYDTPDGSCIRDFINVVDLAKAHVIAIRRILEKAQKEKVEVFNIGTGRGVSVLELIQGFEKATGVKLNYQIVGRRAGDIEKVWANPDFANSELGWKAVETLEDTLRSAWNWQLKLRERGIQ; encoded by the coding sequence ATGAAAGAAAGAATTTTAGTGACAGGGGGAACGGGATATATTGGTTCCCATACTGTTGTAGAGTTGCAAAACAGTGGGTATGAAGTAATCATCATCGATAATTTATCAAATTCCAGTGCTGATGTTGTCGACAATATAGAAAAAGTTTCCGGTATCCGTCCGGCTTTTGAAAAGTTGGATTGTCTTGATTTTGAAGGTCTTGACGCCGTATTCACAAAATATAAAGGAATTAAAGCTATCATCCACTTTGCCGCAAGCAAGGCGGTAGGTGAGTCGGTGGAGAAACCGTTGCTTTATTATCGTAATAATCTGGTTTCTTTGATTAACCTTCTCGAACTGATGCCGAAACACGGAGTGGAAGGTATTGTATTCTCTTCTTCTTGTACGGTGTATGGACAGCCGGATGAATTGCCGGTGACAGAAAAGGCGCCGATTAAGAAAGCGGAATCACCATACGGAAATACAAAACAGATTAATGAAGAGATTATCCGTGATACGGTAGTCTCCGGTGCTCCGATCAATGCAATCATGTTGCGTTATTTCAATCCGATAGGTGCGCATCCTACTGCATTGCTGGGTGAGTTGCCGAACGGTGTTCCCCAGAACCTGATTCCTTATCTGACTCAGACAGCTATCGGCATTCGCGAGAAGCTGAGTGTGTTCGGTGACGATTATGATACGCCCGACGGTTCTTGCATCCGTGACTTTATCAATGTTGTTGACTTGGCTAAGGCACACGTGATTGCTATCCGCCGTATCTTGGAGAAGGCGCAGAAAGAAAAAGTGGAAGTATTCAATATCGGTACGGGACGTGGTGTCTCTGTATTGGAATTGATTCAAGGCTTCGAAAAGGCTACCGGTGTGAAGTTGAACTATCAGATCGTCGGCCGTCGTGCGGGAGATATTGAAAAAGTTTGGGCAAATCCTGATTTCGCTAATTCCGAATTGGGATGGAAAGCTGTGGAAACTTTGGAAGATACTTTGCGCTCTGCCTGGAACTGGCAGTTGAAACTTCGTGAAAGAGGTATTCAATAA
- the rsxA gene encoding electron transport complex subunit RsxA, with translation MEYILIFISAIFVNNIVLSQFLGICPFLGVSKKVETAMGMSAAVAFVLTIATIVTFLIQKFVLDVFDLGYLQTITFILVIAGLVQMVEIILKKVSPALYQALGVFLPLITTNCCILGVAILVIQKDYDLLTGVVYAFSTALGFGLALVLFAGLREQMSLVKIPKGMQGTPIALITAGLLAMAFMGFSGVV, from the coding sequence ATGGAATATATATTGATTTTTATTTCGGCAATCTTTGTAAACAACATCGTGTTGTCGCAGTTCTTGGGTATTTGTCCGTTCTTGGGCGTATCTAAGAAAGTGGAAACTGCGATGGGTATGAGCGCTGCGGTTGCTTTTGTGCTGACCATCGCTACCATTGTCACTTTCTTGATTCAGAAATTTGTTCTGGATGTTTTCGATCTGGGATATTTGCAGACAATTACTTTTATTCTGGTGATTGCCGGACTGGTGCAGATGGTGGAAATCATTCTGAAGAAAGTCTCTCCGGCTCTGTATCAGGCGTTGGGTGTATTTTTGCCATTGATCACAACCAACTGCTGTATCTTGGGTGTGGCTATTCTGGTGATTCAGAAAGACTATGATTTGCTGACAGGCGTTGTATACGCGTTCTCAACAGCTCTCGGATTCGGACTGGCTCTGGTGCTTTTTGCAGGATTGCGCGAGCAGATGAGTCTGGTGAAAATTCCGAAGGGAATGCAAGGCACTCCGATCGCATTGATCACCGCCGGTCTGCTGGCTATGGCATTCATGGGATTCTCCGGCGTGGTGTAA
- the rsxE gene encoding electron transport complex subunit RsxE, producing MNNFKVMMNGIIKENPTFVLLLGMCPTLGTTSSAINGMGMGLATMFVLICSNVVISSIKNLIPDMVRIPSFIVVIASFVTLLQMVMQAYVPDLYATLGLFIPLIVVNCIVLGRAEAFAAKNNPVASMFDGLGMGLGFTIALTLLGAVREFLGTGKIFNLTIMPEEYGMLVFVLAPGAFIALGYLIALINSLKKA from the coding sequence ATGAATAATTTTAAAGTAATGATGAACGGGATTATCAAAGAGAATCCTACGTTTGTGCTCCTGCTTGGTATGTGTCCTACATTGGGTACAACTTCATCGGCTATCAATGGTATGGGTATGGGACTGGCCACTATGTTTGTGTTGATTTGTTCAAACGTGGTAATTTCTTCCATCAAGAATCTGATTCCGGATATGGTACGTATCCCATCGTTCATTGTAGTCATTGCGTCTTTCGTGACATTGCTCCAGATGGTGATGCAGGCTTACGTGCCGGATTTGTATGCCACACTGGGTCTTTTCATCCCGTTGATCGTGGTAAACTGTATTGTGCTGGGACGTGCTGAAGCATTCGCCGCGAAGAATAACCCGGTGGCTTCCATGTTCGACGGTCTTGGTATGGGACTTGGTTTTACGATAGCCTTGACTCTGCTGGGAGCTGTTCGCGAATTCTTGGGAACAGGCAAGATTTTCAATCTGACAATCATGCCGGAAGAGTACGGAATGTTGGTGTTTGTATTGGCTCCGGGTGCTTTCATCGCTTTAGGATACCTTATTGCGTTGATCAACAGCTTGAAGAAAGCCTAA
- a CDS encoding RnfABCDGE type electron transport complex subunit G — protein MKKLESSLKNMLLVLTGVTAISVALLAYVNELTKGPIAEANAKTLNEALKQVLPEFTNNPVGESDTIFSEKDGKKVVDFIVYPAKKGEEWVGSAVESKAMGFGGELKVLVGFDAEGKIYNYSLLAHAETPGLGSKAADWFKEGNKGSIKGMSPGEGELKVSKDGGQVDAITASTITSRAFLNAVNKAYEAYKTGEIDTVSGASQKNESATAPETETVKQDSIN, from the coding sequence ATGAAAAAGTTAGAATCATCTTTAAAGAATATGTTGCTGGTACTTACGGGGGTGACTGCCATTTCCGTAGCATTGCTGGCTTACGTGAATGAATTGACAAAAGGTCCTATTGCCGAAGCGAATGCGAAGACATTGAACGAGGCCTTGAAACAGGTTCTTCCGGAATTTACTAATAACCCGGTAGGCGAAAGCGACACGATCTTCAGCGAGAAAGACGGAAAGAAAGTGGTGGACTTCATCGTTTATCCGGCAAAAAAAGGAGAGGAATGGGTCGGTTCGGCAGTTGAGTCCAAAGCTATGGGGTTCGGTGGCGAGCTGAAAGTGCTGGTCGGCTTTGACGCTGAGGGCAAGATTTACAATTACTCTTTGCTGGCTCATGCCGAGACTCCGGGACTGGGCTCGAAAGCTGCCGACTGGTTTAAAGAAGGAAACAAGGGAAGCATTAAAGGTATGAGTCCGGGCGAAGGTGAACTGAAAGTCTCTAAGGACGGAGGCCAGGTAGACGCTATTACCGCTTCGACTATCACGTCACGTGCTTTCCTGAACGCTGTCAACAAGGCTTACGAAGCCTATAAGACGGGAGAAATAGATACTGTTTCGGGAGCTTCGCAGAAAAATGAATCTGCCACTGCTCCGGAAACTGAAACGGTGAAGCAAGATTCTATTAATTAA
- a CDS encoding RnfABCDGE type electron transport complex subunit D — MENKLIVSLSPHVHGGDSVQKNMYCVLIALIPAFLVSLYFFGLGALIVTATSVAACLFFEWAIGKYLMKKPTSTICDGSAVITGVLLAFNLPSNLPVWIIILGALFAIGVGKMSFGGLGCNPFNPALAGRVFLLLSFPVQMTSWPVVGQLTAYTDATTGATPLALMKQAIHGDMSALSQIPDAFSLLIGQNGGCIGEVSALALLIGLSYMLWKKIITWHIPVSILVTVFVFAGIMHLVDPAKYVSPVLQLLSGGLMLGAVFMATDYVTSPMSKKGMLIYGVCIGLLTVIIRLFGAYPEGMSFAILIMNAFTPLINTYCKPKRFGEVAKKK; from the coding sequence ATGGAAAATAAATTAATCGTATCACTATCACCCCACGTTCATGGCGGAGACAGCGTACAGAAGAATATGTACTGTGTGCTGATTGCACTCATTCCGGCGTTTCTGGTGTCTCTCTATTTCTTCGGACTGGGTGCTCTGATTGTTACTGCTACTTCCGTTGCGGCCTGTTTATTCTTCGAATGGGCGATCGGAAAATATTTGATGAAGAAACCGACTTCAACGATTTGTGACGGTTCTGCTGTCATCACAGGTGTGTTGCTGGCTTTCAATTTGCCGTCCAACTTACCTGTATGGATTATTATTCTGGGCGCATTGTTCGCTATCGGTGTAGGCAAGATGTCTTTCGGCGGATTAGGCTGCAACCCTTTCAACCCCGCATTGGCAGGACGTGTCTTCCTGTTGCTTTCGTTCCCCGTACAGATGACTAGCTGGCCGGTAGTAGGTCAGTTGACAGCTTATACGGATGCTACTACCGGAGCTACTCCGTTGGCGCTGATGAAACAGGCTATTCACGGTGATATGTCCGCGTTGAGCCAGATCCCAGACGCATTCAGTCTGCTGATCGGTCAGAACGGTGGCTGTATCGGTGAGGTCAGCGCGTTGGCTCTGCTGATCGGATTGAGCTATATGCTTTGGAAGAAAATCATCACTTGGCATATACCTGTGTCTATCCTGGTCACTGTATTTGTTTTTGCCGGTATCATGCATTTGGTTGATCCTGCAAAATATGTATCTCCGGTATTGCAGTTGCTTTCCGGCGGATTGATGTTGGGTGCCGTCTTTATGGCAACCGACTATGTGACTTCTCCGATGAGCAAGAAGGGAATGTTGATTTATGGTGTTTGTATCGGTCTGCTGACGGTTATTATCCGTCTGTTCGGCGCATATCCCGAAGGTATGTCGTTTGCCATCCTGATTATGAATGCGTTCACTCCGCTGATTAACACCTATTGTAAACCTAAACGCTTTGGGGAGGTAGCGAAGAAGAAATGA
- the rsxC gene encoding electron transport complex subunit RsxC, with translation MLKTFSIGGVHPHENKLSAHQPIITAEVPAKAVILLGQHIGAPAKPIVAKGDVVKVGTKIAEPAGFVSAAIHSSVSGKVAKIDTIVDASGYAKPAIFIDVEGDEWEETIDRSATLVKECELSSEEIVKKIAEAGIVGLGGACFPTQVKLCPPPSFKAECVIINAVECEPYLTADHQLMLEHAEEIMVGVSILMKAVKVNKAFIGIENNKPDAIELMTKVASGYAGIEVVPLKVKYPQGGEKQLIDAITKRQVASGALPISTGAVVQNVGTAFAVYQAVQKNKPLFERVITVTGKSVAKPSNFLARIGTPMKQLIDACGGLPEDTGKVIGGGPMMGKALVNTEVPTAKGSSGILIMNQKEAKRGEAQNCIRCAKCVSACPMGLEPYLLGALSENGDFERMEKERIMDCIECGSCQFTCPANRPLLDYCRLGKGKVGAMIRARQAKK, from the coding sequence ATGTTAAAGACATTTTCAATTGGTGGAGTTCATCCACACGAAAATAAATTGTCGGCACATCAACCTATCATCACGGCGGAGGTTCCTGCAAAGGCCGTTATTCTGCTGGGGCAGCACATCGGCGCACCTGCAAAACCGATTGTTGCGAAAGGTGATGTGGTAAAGGTGGGCACTAAGATTGCCGAACCGGCCGGCTTTGTTTCGGCAGCAATTCACTCTTCCGTCAGTGGCAAAGTGGCGAAGATTGATACGATAGTCGATGCCAGCGGTTATGCGAAACCAGCTATTTTTATTGATGTGGAAGGTGATGAATGGGAAGAAACGATTGACCGTAGCGCAACCCTGGTGAAAGAATGTGAACTTTCGTCGGAGGAGATTGTGAAAAAGATTGCCGAAGCGGGAATCGTCGGTCTGGGTGGCGCTTGTTTCCCTACTCAGGTGAAACTTTGTCCTCCTCCTTCTTTCAAGGCCGAATGTGTGATTATCAATGCGGTGGAGTGCGAACCTTATCTGACGGCCGATCATCAGCTTATGCTGGAACACGCGGAAGAGATCATGGTAGGTGTTTCTATCCTGATGAAAGCTGTGAAAGTGAACAAGGCGTTTATCGGAATCGAAAATAACAAACCGGACGCTATCGAGCTGATGACGAAAGTGGCTTCCGGTTATGCCGGTATCGAGGTAGTGCCTTTGAAGGTGAAATACCCGCAAGGAGGTGAAAAGCAACTGATCGATGCGATAACCAAACGCCAGGTGGCGAGCGGCGCCCTTCCTATTTCTACCGGAGCGGTCGTTCAGAACGTGGGTACTGCTTTTGCTGTGTATCAAGCCGTTCAGAAGAACAAGCCGTTGTTTGAACGGGTAATCACAGTGACCGGTAAGTCGGTTGCAAAACCTTCCAACTTCCTGGCCCGTATCGGTACGCCGATGAAGCAGCTGATTGATGCTTGCGGCGGTCTGCCGGAAGATACGGGAAAAGTGATCGGCGGTGGTCCGATGATGGGTAAGGCTTTGGTCAATACGGAAGTTCCTACCGCGAAAGGCAGTTCCGGTATTCTGATCATGAATCAGAAGGAAGCCAAGCGTGGTGAGGCACAGAACTGTATCCGTTGCGCGAAGTGTGTAAGCGCTTGTCCGATGGGACTGGAACCGTACTTGCTGGGAGCTTTGTCCGAAAACGGTGATTTTGAAAGAATGGAAAAAGAAAGAATCATGGACTGTATCGAGTGCGGCTCTTGCCAGTTCACTTGTCCTGCCAACCGTCCGTTGCTCGACTATTGTCGTCTCGGTAAAGGCAAAGTGGGAGCTATGATTCGTGCACGTCAAGCTAAAAAATAA